The genomic interval GTTTCGTCGCATCGATTGTAGACACAAGATCAGCAAGCTCGATTAATTCGTTCGCTGCACTTCTCCCTGTTACAACGAGATGCATATGAGAGGGGCGGTTACGAATCGCTTCCACCACTTCTGCAAGCGGTAGGACATCATCGATTGGAAATGTAGAAATCGCTAATGCATTGTTTAGTTCATCTAATACAAGCAAATCTATTTCAGGATTTTGTAGTGCTTCTTTCGCTTTTACCCAAGCCTGCTTTAGGGCTGCCCGATGTTCTTCTGGTGTTTTCGTCCATGTAAACCCGATGCCCAATTGCTCCATTTCGACACCTAACTTCCGAAGTGCCAATGCCTCGCCATATGTGCGTTCTGGCGATTTAATAAACTGCAAGTATTTCACGTTCATTCCTCGACCAATTGCCCGAAGCGTCACACCAAGTGAGGCCGTTGTTTTTCCTTTTCCCTCACCTGTATAAATCAAAAATAATCCTTGGCGTGCCATCTCAATCTCCTCTTTTCCTCATGATTTAGAGCCAAACGGTTTTTTCGGTATAAGGAGTTCGTTTCGTCGCTGGCACTTCTTGATCGGCTTTTGGATACCCAATAAAAATTGTCCCTACTACCTTTTGATTTTCCGGCGATCCAATAAACTGATGCATTCTTTCGTCATGAACAAGACCGACTCCTCTTGTACGCCAAACAAACCCGAGACCAAGCTCTCCAGCTGCAAGCCACATCGATTGAATCGCACAACATACTGCGAATACATTATCGTGAGAAGCATCCGAATCATCCGGAATCTGATCTGCCGTTACAACAATGACGACCGGTGTCGATGTTACAACTTTTAGTGAACTTTCTACTAAATGAGGCTTAGTCGGAAAACGTTCTTGCAAGTATTCTTGTGCTAATGCTTCATAACGCTTTTTTGCTTCATCTTTAATCACATAAAAATTCCAAGGCTCACGCAGACGATCATTCGGTGCATATGTCGCAGCTTCTAATAACTGTTGAATTTTTTCCTCTTCAACTGGAATGTCCTCATAATTACGAATCGCACGCCGCTCTTTCAGTGCTTGAATAATCGACAAGTTATATCTCTCCTTTTTAAGGTGTAACCGTTTCTGTTTCTAGTATTTTTTCGTACCATTTAATTTTGTCACGTAATTGAACAACCTCACCGACAAGAACCATCGCTGGGTTTTGAATATTCTCTTGTATGACTAAATCACG from Peribacillus asahii carries:
- a CDS encoding nitroreductase family protein, which produces MSIIQALKERRAIRNYEDIPVEEEKIQQLLEAATYAPNDRLREPWNFYVIKDEAKKRYEALAQEYLQERFPTKPHLVESSLKVVTSTPVVIVVTADQIPDDSDASHDNVFAVCCAIQSMWLAAGELGLGFVWRTRGVGLVHDERMHQFIGSPENQKVVGTIFIGYPKADQEVPATKRTPYTEKTVWL
- a CDS encoding cob(I)yrinic acid a,c-diamide adenosyltransferase, giving the protein MARQGLFLIYTGEGKGKTTASLGVTLRAIGRGMNVKYLQFIKSPERTYGEALALRKLGVEMEQLGIGFTWTKTPEEHRAALKQAWVKAKEALQNPEIDLLVLDELNNALAISTFPIDDVLPLAEVVEAIRNRPSHMHLVVTGRSAANELIELADLVSTIDATKHYYENGIPAVKGLEF